A portion of the Brevundimonas pondensis genome contains these proteins:
- a CDS encoding SdrD B-like domain-containing protein yields MLKLLNSFKRVALRMAQIMAPLAIVGAAGVAAAADLQVSDYTWSPDPVANGAQTSFTIRVTNNGPGSVNDAVVTVAVPSHFSVQPGAFPAYCTLSGAAGSQALTCALPALTAGDFSFGYTADAVATGSRNTTATISSPTNVDSNPANNALQVAPAVQAGADLSVIKDDGEPDNSIPGGGLLTYTLNVMNAGPDATGAIRLTDNLPAASDFQFASASGSQWSCAHSGGVVVCNYNGPSVVGALPPVTVAGRVLASGGTITNNAFVGLTSPMVLDPDPDNNTAAPVVTTIEPGADLAAQKSMPPTIIQGDSANITLTILNTGPLTVSGALIVDEIAPEFTIGVLPAGCSAVGQTVTCAAGSLSVGQSQNFVIPVTAIAATSGSVVNTAKVTPPAGVTDPTPSNDTASASYRIAVPSSDLSIGKTKAPNPVAAGEVMTSTITVRNNGPSILNYDAAHPLRIVDTVTTDETYVSAGAPWSCSQSGLQITCELSGPGSLVVGASAVLSLKTLAGTGIDLDLTNRACTGVTGGSAATPADINAGNDCATAGTRSTPNAADLEIVKEVSLNVAGPWVQTPALPVAVGDGAFYVRFTVRNLSGDPARTVVVTDDLPNFINGGGFVTGFGVESATQGAPAYTASNGRISWTVTDLAAGDSETAVVRISRPVESGLFNNVARVASPDTTEINLANNQSTASYDIAPITDITLNAKSIAPNPAQVGVVATYNISVRGLGPNPAAGVVVTDVIDPARFELVGAPTTTKSGASCVKTDTTGEIVCNMGTINRGQTYQISQQVRARFPFGGATSGFPISHVNTASVTTTTTESNAGNNSVVLTHDVSAPVMDLAITKQEPSAAFDPMPFGSELVYDLRASNFGPSRAGNIVITDIPAPPAGYTMSLSRFEVNPVGANSGLTLYTPPAPTCVTVGANIECRLHGSDPALNYLDDRRQVIFRLYMAVTGPAPTGSMTFSNGAEIVSLEQDNTTVSQADSQLANNTAVQTTTVLPATDLEVVSKTRVTPSPVQINQPVEYRIVVRNNGVSPTTQVRVTDQLPTGWARVGGETFTVSGGASVSAMNCSGTGAILCVLDGVFPGNGDAVTLTLFAKAAYPYAGALNADLTNTASIAPGRDGDGVEISRDTNPANNSKTETTRVAQSSIAGTVYRDDNLNDVIDSGEGMAGVRLTLTGTDAFGNAITARTTDTVAGGAFVFDRLPAGVYQVVETQPASVFDRNETAGTAGGDVNNAAYGSAAAANTISNINLPAVTAATGYLFQEIGAARVSGYIYRDLNNNGARETGETGFAPADFASTPHVRLTGADYAGGALNLTAAVDASGRYVFNTIPPSGAVEYTVTQLVQPNGASDGLDANGAGAVVAGSRGRPAPEGFGIGLVAPAADLTERNFGELPTSTLGGMVFLDPNADATRAPTETTGLAGAIVRLTGTNDLGQVVDCAVTTTATGLYSFPKAADASPVCQVLRPGDYQLAITPAPGLTHTGAYVGALGGASNGVTGPNAASPGLTAVSISDIIVAAGSTASNYDFGGTGQGLSGYVYVDRNASGVRDAGEAGIPGVTMALSGVTANGQNICDLANCTAVTDATGGFIFLGVPGSDAAGYTLTEQAQNTAPLSNFFDGQEGVGSVGGLAGNDVISGIVLPTGALGANYAFGELPGSLAGGVFIDANDDGVRQATETAVAGVIVTLSGVTADGQDICAWRAALDPAQTCTVTTGVDGSYRFDDLPKGTYALTESQPTQFADGREGVGSIGGVAPNTVFDASQAANAITGINLGAGQKGVDYVFGERAVVITGTVYKDPQRDGVNGGGEPPVPGVTIELVRGGVVIATTTTGPDGSYSFVDLPGGDYTIREIQPDGYGSSTPNEVTVNLTPGVAQVVDFGETVSSMAGHVFVDASNDGVRQSGEAGIESVLVTLTGVDAAGNPVTRTATTDATGEWFIDDLLSGDYQLVETQPEGYADGLDSAGSVGGTVEANADRIHGIALPAGVDAIDYAFGERGQGLGGKVYVDVNLDGSNGPEDRPLANVVVELRKPSGEPVATTTTGPDGSYSFGDIRGGDYVVVEIQPEGYGEGPENPTNRVPVTIRPDQTPPTVNFGERTGSLAGLTYNDTNNNGVHDANEPVIGGVALTLTGADARGETVTRTVVSGPDGSYRFTDLPGGTYEVMETQPDGYDDGLDTPGTSGGASDGGDSISGIVLAPAAEATGYLFGERGADAAISGSVWMDADHDRARGAGETPQGDWTVELFLNDVLMDTVRTGADGGYAFTGVAPGSGYAVRFRHPQNNAVYGGARPNETGAAFVDGVVSASNAGGGTLKNRELTGITLQPGATVPQQSLPLDPWGVVYDAVRRTPVPGATVQITGPAGFDPALHLLGGAGNVRQITDALGLYQFQLMASAPAGAYSLSVTPPNGAYNPNQPSTIIPPCAGPLTVNATPDPMLVSTSNGPPPLGTADGCLTGVMTTGYVLNFNLTPGVSANVVNNNIPLDPILEGAIEVTKTTPMVNVVRGGLVPYVITARNTLAGTLTGLTLTDRLPAGFRYRESSARIDGVAVEPIQNGRLLTWNDLTFAAGETKRVELILVVGSGVVEGEHTNVAFAVNPIVDQVISNLAEATVRMIPDPDFDCTDILGKVFDDRNGNGVQDDGEPGLPGVRLATARGLLITTDAEGRYHITCPMIPNEDRGSNFIVKLDDRTLPTGYRVTSGNPETVRLTRGKFARLNFGAGLHRVVRLDLNGAAFDGEVLREEFEQQFEGLIATLAERPSVLRLAYASQGEGADLIKDRVAQIRRRLQDRWNDERGRYRLVVEEETVVLSTPHEGGVQ; encoded by the coding sequence GTGTTGAAACTGCTGAACTCATTCAAGCGCGTGGCGCTGCGCATGGCGCAGATCATGGCGCCCCTGGCGATCGTCGGCGCGGCGGGCGTCGCGGCGGCGGCCGACCTGCAGGTCTCGGACTACACCTGGTCGCCTGACCCGGTGGCGAACGGGGCGCAGACGAGCTTCACCATTCGTGTGACCAACAACGGTCCGGGTTCGGTCAATGACGCCGTGGTGACCGTCGCGGTTCCCTCGCACTTTTCAGTTCAGCCGGGCGCCTTCCCTGCCTATTGCACCCTGTCAGGAGCGGCGGGCAGCCAGGCGCTGACGTGCGCCCTGCCGGCCCTGACGGCCGGCGACTTCAGCTTCGGCTACACCGCCGACGCCGTGGCGACGGGATCGCGCAACACGACGGCGACGATTTCCAGTCCGACCAATGTCGACAGCAACCCGGCCAATAACGCTCTGCAGGTCGCTCCTGCTGTTCAGGCCGGCGCCGACTTGTCGGTGATCAAGGATGACGGGGAGCCAGACAACTCCATCCCCGGCGGCGGGCTCCTGACCTATACGCTGAACGTCATGAACGCCGGTCCCGACGCGACCGGCGCCATTCGTCTGACCGACAATCTGCCTGCGGCGAGCGATTTCCAATTCGCCTCGGCCAGCGGCAGCCAGTGGAGCTGCGCCCATTCCGGCGGGGTGGTGGTTTGTAACTATAATGGGCCGAGCGTGGTCGGCGCCTTGCCGCCGGTCACGGTGGCGGGGCGGGTTCTCGCCAGCGGCGGCACCATCACCAACAACGCCTTTGTCGGCCTGACCAGTCCGATGGTTCTCGATCCGGACCCGGATAACAACACCGCTGCGCCCGTGGTGACGACGATCGAGCCGGGGGCGGATCTGGCGGCGCAGAAATCCATGCCGCCGACCATCATCCAGGGCGACAGCGCCAACATCACCCTGACCATTCTCAACACTGGACCTTTGACCGTGTCCGGTGCGCTCATTGTTGATGAGATCGCGCCCGAGTTCACGATCGGCGTCCTGCCGGCCGGGTGTTCGGCCGTGGGCCAGACGGTCACGTGCGCCGCGGGCAGCCTGTCTGTCGGACAGAGCCAGAATTTTGTCATTCCCGTAACGGCTATCGCCGCGACCAGCGGGTCTGTCGTCAATACGGCCAAGGTCACGCCGCCGGCCGGCGTCACGGACCCCACGCCGAGCAATGACACGGCCAGCGCCAGCTATCGCATCGCCGTGCCGAGCTCGGACCTGAGCATCGGCAAGACCAAGGCGCCGAACCCCGTCGCCGCCGGCGAGGTCATGACCAGCACCATTACGGTCCGCAACAACGGACCGTCCATCCTCAACTATGATGCCGCTCATCCGCTGCGGATCGTGGACACGGTGACGACGGATGAGACCTATGTCTCCGCAGGCGCGCCCTGGAGCTGTTCGCAGTCCGGGCTGCAGATCACCTGTGAGCTGTCCGGGCCAGGTTCGCTGGTGGTCGGCGCGAGCGCCGTGCTGTCGCTGAAGACCCTGGCTGGAACCGGCATTGACCTGGACCTGACCAATCGCGCCTGCACGGGCGTGACCGGGGGTTCGGCGGCCACGCCTGCCGACATCAACGCCGGCAACGACTGCGCCACGGCCGGCACGCGCTCGACGCCGAACGCCGCTGACCTGGAGATCGTCAAGGAAGTCAGCCTCAACGTCGCCGGACCCTGGGTGCAGACGCCGGCCCTGCCGGTCGCTGTCGGCGACGGCGCCTTCTATGTCCGCTTTACGGTTCGCAACCTGAGCGGCGACCCAGCCCGCACTGTGGTCGTGACCGACGACCTGCCCAACTTCATCAACGGCGGCGGCTTCGTCACCGGTTTCGGCGTGGAGTCCGCCACGCAGGGCGCGCCCGCCTATACGGCGTCGAACGGCCGCATCAGCTGGACTGTGACCGACCTGGCCGCGGGCGATAGCGAAACCGCCGTGGTTCGCATCAGCCGGCCGGTTGAGAGCGGCCTGTTCAACAACGTCGCCCGCGTCGCCTCGCCTGACACGACCGAGATCAATCTGGCGAACAACCAGTCGACGGCCAGCTATGACATCGCGCCGATCACCGACATCACGCTGAACGCCAAGTCCATCGCGCCGAACCCGGCGCAGGTCGGGGTGGTCGCAACCTACAACATCAGCGTACGCGGCCTGGGACCGAACCCGGCCGCCGGCGTGGTGGTGACGGACGTCATTGATCCGGCCCGGTTTGAACTGGTCGGTGCGCCGACGACGACCAAGAGCGGCGCGTCCTGCGTCAAGACCGACACGACCGGCGAGATCGTCTGCAACATGGGGACGATCAACCGCGGTCAGACCTATCAGATCAGCCAGCAGGTGAGGGCGCGATTCCCGTTCGGCGGGGCCACGTCGGGCTTCCCGATCAGCCACGTCAACACAGCCTCGGTGACGACGACGACGACCGAGTCGAACGCCGGCAACAACAGCGTGGTTCTGACGCACGACGTGTCAGCGCCCGTCATGGATCTGGCGATCACCAAGCAGGAGCCCAGCGCCGCCTTCGACCCGATGCCGTTTGGTTCGGAGCTGGTCTATGATCTGCGCGCGTCCAACTTCGGCCCGTCGCGCGCCGGCAATATCGTCATTACCGACATTCCCGCTCCGCCCGCCGGCTATACGATGAGCCTTTCGCGGTTCGAGGTGAACCCGGTCGGCGCCAACAGCGGCCTGACCCTCTACACGCCCCCGGCTCCGACCTGCGTGACGGTCGGCGCCAATATCGAATGCCGTTTGCACGGGAGCGATCCCGCCCTGAACTATCTGGACGACCGTCGTCAGGTGATCTTCCGTCTGTATATGGCGGTGACGGGGCCGGCGCCGACTGGATCGATGACCTTCTCCAACGGCGCCGAGATCGTGTCGCTGGAACAGGACAACACCACGGTCAGTCAGGCTGACAGCCAGCTGGCCAACAATACGGCGGTCCAGACGACCACCGTCTTGCCGGCGACGGACCTGGAGGTGGTCAGCAAGACCCGCGTCACCCCTTCGCCGGTGCAGATCAACCAGCCTGTCGAGTACCGGATCGTGGTGCGCAACAACGGCGTCTCGCCGACGACCCAGGTGCGCGTCACCGACCAACTGCCGACCGGCTGGGCCCGTGTGGGCGGTGAGACCTTCACCGTGAGCGGCGGCGCCTCCGTCTCGGCGATGAACTGCTCGGGAACCGGCGCCATCCTGTGCGTGCTGGACGGCGTCTTCCCCGGCAACGGCGATGCTGTGACCCTGACCCTGTTCGCCAAAGCGGCCTACCCGTACGCTGGCGCGCTGAACGCCGACCTGACCAATACGGCCAGCATCGCGCCTGGACGTGACGGTGACGGCGTCGAGATCAGCCGTGACACGAACCCGGCCAACAACTCGAAGACCGAGACGACCCGCGTCGCCCAGTCGTCGATCGCCGGCACGGTCTATCGCGACGACAATCTGAACGATGTGATCGACAGCGGCGAAGGCATGGCCGGTGTTCGCCTCACCCTGACCGGAACGGACGCGTTCGGGAATGCGATCACGGCTCGAACCACGGATACGGTCGCGGGCGGCGCCTTCGTCTTCGATCGTCTGCCTGCCGGCGTCTATCAGGTCGTCGAGACCCAGCCTGCCAGCGTGTTCGATCGCAATGAAACCGCAGGCACGGCCGGCGGCGACGTGAACAACGCCGCCTATGGCAGCGCGGCTGCAGCCAACACCATCTCGAACATCAACCTGCCGGCTGTCACGGCGGCGACCGGCTATCTGTTCCAGGAGATCGGCGCGGCGCGGGTGTCGGGTTACATCTATCGTGACCTGAACAACAACGGCGCGCGCGAAACGGGCGAGACGGGTTTTGCGCCTGCCGACTTCGCCTCGACGCCACACGTCCGCCTGACGGGCGCGGACTATGCCGGCGGCGCGCTGAACCTGACCGCTGCGGTCGACGCCAGCGGCCGCTATGTCTTCAATACGATCCCGCCTTCGGGCGCGGTGGAGTATACAGTCACCCAGCTGGTTCAGCCGAACGGCGCGTCCGACGGTCTGGACGCCAACGGCGCCGGCGCTGTCGTCGCCGGTTCGCGCGGTCGTCCGGCGCCGGAAGGCTTCGGCATCGGCCTGGTCGCCCCGGCTGCTGACCTGACCGAGCGCAATTTCGGCGAGCTGCCGACCTCGACGCTGGGCGGGATGGTCTTCCTGGATCCGAACGCCGATGCGACGCGCGCGCCGACGGAAACGACCGGCCTGGCCGGGGCGATCGTTCGCCTGACCGGGACCAACGACCTGGGCCAGGTGGTGGATTGCGCCGTCACCACCACGGCGACGGGCCTCTACAGCTTCCCGAAAGCAGCCGACGCCTCGCCGGTCTGTCAGGTGCTGCGTCCCGGCGACTATCAACTGGCGATCACGCCCGCGCCCGGTCTGACCCACACGGGCGCCTATGTCGGTGCGCTGGGCGGAGCGTCGAACGGGGTGACGGGGCCGAATGCGGCGTCGCCCGGCCTGACGGCCGTCAGCATCAGCGATATCATCGTCGCCGCTGGTTCGACCGCCTCCAACTATGACTTCGGCGGCACGGGCCAGGGCCTCAGCGGCTATGTCTACGTCGACCGCAACGCCAGCGGCGTTCGCGATGCAGGCGAGGCAGGCATTCCCGGCGTGACCATGGCCCTGTCGGGCGTCACCGCCAACGGCCAGAACATCTGTGACCTGGCGAACTGCACGGCTGTCACTGACGCGACGGGAGGCTTCATCTTCCTGGGCGTGCCCGGATCGGACGCAGCGGGCTACACCCTGACTGAACAGGCCCAGAACACGGCGCCACTGTCGAACTTCTTCGACGGTCAGGAAGGAGTCGGCAGCGTCGGCGGCCTGGCCGGCAACGACGTCATCAGCGGGATCGTCCTGCCGACCGGCGCCCTGGGCGCCAACTACGCCTTCGGCGAGTTGCCGGGTTCGCTGGCGGGCGGCGTCTTCATCGACGCCAACGACGACGGCGTGCGTCAGGCGACCGAGACCGCCGTGGCGGGTGTGATTGTCACCTTGTCGGGCGTGACGGCCGACGGCCAGGACATCTGCGCCTGGCGCGCGGCTCTCGATCCGGCCCAGACCTGCACTGTGACCACGGGCGTGGACGGCTCCTATCGGTTCGACGACCTGCCGAAGGGGACCTACGCCCTGACGGAAAGCCAGCCGACCCAGTTCGCCGACGGCCGTGAAGGCGTGGGCAGCATCGGCGGCGTGGCGCCTAACACAGTGTTTGACGCCTCGCAGGCGGCCAACGCCATCACCGGGATCAATCTGGGCGCCGGTCAGAAGGGCGTGGACTATGTCTTCGGCGAACGCGCCGTGGTTATCACGGGTACGGTTTACAAGGACCCGCAGCGCGACGGCGTGAATGGCGGCGGCGAACCGCCGGTTCCCGGCGTGACGATCGAACTGGTCAGGGGCGGCGTGGTCATCGCAACGACCACGACGGGTCCTGACGGCTCCTATAGCTTCGTCGACCTGCCCGGCGGCGACTATACGATCCGCGAGATCCAGCCGGACGGCTACGGCTCCTCGACGCCCAATGAGGTGACGGTCAACCTGACGCCGGGCGTGGCCCAGGTCGTGGACTTCGGCGAGACGGTCAGCAGCATGGCGGGTCACGTCTTCGTCGACGCCAGCAACGACGGCGTGCGCCAGTCCGGCGAGGCCGGGATCGAAAGCGTGCTCGTCACCCTGACGGGCGTGGACGCGGCCGGAAACCCGGTCACGCGCACCGCGACGACGGATGCGACGGGCGAGTGGTTCATCGACGATCTTCTGTCGGGCGACTATCAACTGGTCGAAACCCAGCCCGAAGGCTACGCCGACGGTCTGGACAGCGCTGGCTCGGTCGGCGGAACGGTCGAGGCGAACGCTGACCGTATCCACGGCATTGCCCTGCCGGCTGGAGTGGATGCGATCGACTACGCCTTCGGCGAGCGCGGTCAGGGTCTGGGCGGCAAGGTCTATGTGGACGTGAACCTGGACGGCTCGAACGGGCCGGAGGATCGTCCCCTGGCCAATGTGGTGGTCGAACTGCGCAAGCCCTCGGGCGAGCCGGTGGCCACGACCACGACCGGTCCGGACGGCTCCTACAGCTTCGGCGACATCCGCGGCGGCGACTATGTCGTCGTGGAGATCCAGCCGGAGGGTTACGGCGAAGGACCGGAAAACCCGACCAACCGCGTGCCGGTGACGATCCGTCCCGACCAGACGCCTCCGACCGTCAATTTTGGCGAACGGACGGGCTCGCTGGCTGGCCTGACCTACAACGACACCAACAACAACGGCGTCCATGACGCGAACGAGCCGGTCATCGGCGGCGTCGCCCTGACGCTGACGGGTGCGGACGCGCGCGGCGAAACCGTCACCCGCACGGTCGTTTCGGGTCCGGATGGAAGCTATCGCTTCACCGACCTGCCGGGCGGGACCTATGAGGTCATGGAAACCCAGCCGGACGGCTACGACGACGGTCTCGACACCCCTGGCACGTCTGGCGGCGCGTCGGACGGCGGCGACTCCATCTCCGGCATCGTTCTGGCTCCTGCAGCCGAGGCGACCGGCTACCTGTTCGGCGAGCGTGGCGCGGACGCCGCCATCTCGGGCTCGGTGTGGATGGATGCGGATCACGACCGTGCACGCGGCGCGGGCGAGACCCCGCAGGGAGACTGGACGGTTGAACTGTTCCTGAATGACGTCCTGATGGACACCGTCCGGACCGGCGCCGACGGCGGCTACGCCTTCACCGGCGTGGCGCCCGGCTCGGGCTATGCGGTTCGCTTCCGTCATCCGCAGAACAATGCGGTCTATGGCGGGGCGCGTCCGAACGAGACCGGTGCAGCCTTCGTCGACGGCGTCGTTTCGGCGTCGAACGCGGGCGGCGGGACGCTGAAGAACCGTGAGCTGACGGGCATCACCCTGCAGCCCGGCGCGACAGTGCCGCAGCAATCCCTGCCGCTGGATCCCTGGGGCGTCGTCTATGATGCGGTCCGCCGCACGCCTGTTCCGGGCGCGACGGTCCAGATCACCGGACCGGCCGGCTTCGATCCCGCCCTGCATCTGCTGGGTGGAGCCGGGAACGTGCGTCAGATCACCGACGCCCTGGGCCTGTACCAGTTCCAGCTGATGGCCTCGGCCCCGGCCGGCGCCTACAGCCTGTCGGTGACGCCGCCGAACGGCGCCTACAACCCGAACCAGCCGTCGACGATCATTCCGCCCTGCGCGGGACCGCTGACGGTCAATGCGACGCCGGACCCGATGCTGGTCTCGACCAGCAACGGCCCGCCGCCGCTGGGCACGGCTGACGGTTGCCTGACGGGCGTGATGACGACCGGCTATGTGCTGAACTTCAACCTGACGCCGGGGGTCTCGGCCAACGTCGTCAACAACAACATCCCCCTGGACCCGATCCTGGAGGGCGCGATCGAGGTCACCAAGACGACCCCGATGGTCAACGTCGTACGCGGCGGTCTGGTCCCCTATGTCATCACGGCCCGCAATACGCTGGCCGGGACGCTGACGGGCCTGACCCTGACGGACCGCTTGCCCGCCGGCTTCCGCTATCGCGAGAGCAGCGCCCGCATCGACGGCGTGGCGGTCGAGCCGATCCAGAACGGTCGTCTACTGACCTGGAACGACCTGACCTTCGCGGCGGGCGAGACCAAGCGCGTGGAACTGATCCTGGTGGTCGGTTCGGGCGTGGTCGAAGGCGAGCACACCAACGTCGCCTTTGCGGTGAACCCGATCGTCGATCAGGTCATCTCCAACCTGGCCGAGGCCACGGTGCGGATGATCCCCGACCCGGACTTCGACTGCACCGACATCCTGGGCAAGGTGTTCGACGACCGGAACGGCAACGGCGTTCAGGACGACGGCGAACCGGGCCTGCCCGGGGTGCGTCTGGCGACCGCGCGGGGTCTGCTGATCACGACGGACGCCGAGGGCCGGTATCACATCACCTGCCCGATGATCCCGAACGAGGACCGCGGCTCCAACTTCATCGTGAAGCTGGACGACCGGACCCTGCCGACGGGCTACCGCGTCACCTCGGGCAACCCGGAAACGGTGCGCCTGACGCGCGGCAAGTTCGCCCGCCTGAACTTCGGCGCCGGCCTGCACCGCGTGGTCCGTCTGGACCTGAACGGCGCGGCCTTCGACGGCGAGGTTCTGCGTGAGGAGTTTGAACAGCAGTTCGAGGGCCTGATCGCGACCCTGGCCGAGCGTCCCTCGGTCCTGCGTCTGGCCTATGCCTCGCAAGGCGAAGGCGCGGACCTGATCAAGGATCGCGTCGCCCAGATCCGTCGTCGTCTCCAGGACCGCTGGAACGATGAGCGCGGCCGCTACCGACTGGTCGTCGAAGAGGAGACCGTCGTCCTGTCCACCCCTCATGAGGGAGGCGTGCAATGA
- a CDS encoding serine hydrolase, with the protein MMSRLCNCGALVGLAALAVSAGAATAADPVRLSERQIDQVVETALSSFEIPGVAIAVIQPGQAPYLKGYGVVDYRTQTPVNADTLFGIGSISKAFTTTVIAQLEQEGRLDWDDPVINYVPEFRLSDPWVTREFTIRDLVSHRSGLAPYAGDLVMLTEGKANRAQVYQALAHLQPKSSFRTEFAYDNLLYIVAGDLIERVSGHSWQDEIQSRFLTRLDMNGCVPDQKQLAPNAPKSLAHDYADGQLTTVDFPLPDITLAAGGIFCNAHGMAQWMAYNLDPAKGPELDAARRADLFSPVTLMPVRRAASPYQAGTTFSAYGLGWMVQDSFGRREVQHGGGLPGMVSYLSLYPDDGFGVMVMTNKSSGAARAIAQQLAALKFSPNPVRAIADQGRAEMAAIRAAQADAAVAGTEVAAAGEAPRPALPLAQYAGRYDDAWFGPVEVRLEGEDLIMDLGSEAMTGRLRHVDGDRFIAAWRDRALNADAYVNFRLDPRGQVRDIEMAPVSARTDPSFNFRDLRLVRAAKQP; encoded by the coding sequence ATGATGTCACGGCTTTGCAACTGCGGTGCGCTGGTTGGACTGGCGGCCCTGGCGGTCAGCGCGGGAGCGGCGACCGCAGCCGATCCGGTTCGGCTCAGTGAGCGACAGATCGACCAGGTCGTGGAAACGGCGCTTTCGTCCTTCGAAATTCCAGGCGTCGCCATTGCGGTGATCCAGCCGGGGCAGGCCCCCTATCTGAAGGGCTACGGCGTCGTGGACTATCGGACGCAGACGCCAGTCAACGCCGACACCCTGTTCGGCATCGGGTCGATCTCCAAGGCCTTCACCACCACGGTGATCGCCCAGCTGGAGCAGGAAGGGCGGTTGGACTGGGACGATCCGGTCATCAACTATGTGCCGGAGTTCCGTCTGTCGGATCCGTGGGTGACGCGTGAGTTCACCATTCGCGATCTGGTCAGCCACCGCTCGGGCCTGGCGCCCTATGCCGGCGATCTGGTCATGCTGACCGAGGGCAAGGCCAACCGCGCCCAAGTCTATCAGGCCCTGGCTCACCTGCAGCCCAAGTCCAGTTTCCGCACCGAATTCGCCTATGACAACCTGCTCTACATCGTCGCCGGGGACCTGATCGAACGGGTGTCGGGTCATAGCTGGCAGGACGAGATCCAAAGCCGCTTCCTGACCCGTCTGGACATGAACGGCTGCGTGCCGGATCAGAAGCAGTTGGCGCCGAACGCGCCGAAATCCCTGGCTCACGACTATGCCGACGGTCAGCTGACCACGGTGGACTTCCCCTTGCCGGACATCACCCTGGCGGCGGGCGGCATCTTCTGCAACGCGCACGGCATGGCCCAGTGGATGGCCTACAACCTCGACCCGGCCAAGGGACCCGAACTGGACGCCGCGCGCCGCGCCGATCTGTTTAGTCCGGTGACATTGATGCCGGTGCGGCGCGCGGCCTCGCCCTATCAGGCCGGCACGACCTTCAGCGCCTATGGCCTGGGGTGGATGGTGCAGGACAGCTTCGGTCGTCGCGAGGTTCAGCACGGCGGCGGCCTGCCCGGCATGGTCAGCTATCTGAGCCTCTATCCCGACGACGGCTTCGGCGTCATGGTCATGACCAACAAGAGCAGCGGCGCGGCCCGCGCCATCGCCCAGCAACTGGCTGCGCTGAAGTTCAGCCCCAACCCGGTCCGCGCCATCGCTGATCAGGGTCGGGCGGAGATGGCCGCCATTCGCGCCGCCCAGGCGGACGCGGCCGTCGCCGGGACCGAGGTCGCCGCAGCCGGCGAGGCGCCGCGTCCGGCCCTGCCGCTGGCCCAGTATGCCGGCCGCTATGACGACGCCTGGTTTGGGCCTGTCGAGGTGCGGCTGGAAGGCGAGGACCTGATCATGGACCTGGGCTCGGAGGCCATGACCGGGCGGTTGCGGCACGTGGACGGCGACCGCTTTATCGCCGCCTGGCGCGATCGGGCGCTGAACGCCGACGCCTATGTCAACTTCCGCCTCGATCCGCGCGGCCAGGTTCGCGACATCGAAATGGCCCCTGTCTCGGCCCGCACCGACCCCTCGTTCAATTTCAGAGACCTGCGTCTGGTCAGGGCGGCGAAGCAACCTTAG